The following are encoded together in the Actinoplanes sp. N902-109 genome:
- the dnaN gene encoding DNA polymerase III subunit beta codes for MKFRVERDVLADAVAWTAKSLPSRPSVPVLAGVMLRVTDGRLQVSGFDYEVSSQVSVDVQADADGAALVSGRLLAEITKALPAKPVDIAAVGSHLELVCGSARFTLPVMPVEDYPTLPEMPSSAGTVDAQAFAVAVAQVAIAAGRDETLPMLTGVRVELDGTTMTMLATDRYRLAMRELEWSPDDSGISLNALIPAKTLNDTAKAMGPIGGAVTLALSQGNAGEGMVGFAGGARRTTSRLLDGANYPPVRSIFPASHNSQATVSVAGLVEVVRRVALVAERTTPVLLSFSEDGLVVEAGGTEEARASEAMEATFNGEPLTIGFNPQYLIDGLQNLGAPTAVLSFVDAFKPAVISPADEDGEIKPGYRYLIMPIRVTR; via the coding sequence ATGAAGTTCCGGGTGGAGCGAGACGTACTCGCCGACGCCGTGGCATGGACGGCCAAGAGCCTGCCCAGCCGCCCGTCGGTGCCGGTGCTGGCGGGCGTCATGCTCCGCGTCACCGACGGCAGGCTGCAGGTGTCCGGCTTCGACTACGAGGTCTCGAGCCAGGTGAGCGTGGACGTGCAGGCCGATGCCGACGGGGCCGCGCTGGTCTCCGGGCGGCTGCTGGCCGAGATCACCAAGGCGCTGCCGGCCAAGCCGGTGGACATCGCCGCGGTCGGCTCGCACCTGGAGCTGGTCTGTGGCAGTGCCCGGTTCACGCTGCCGGTGATGCCGGTGGAGGACTATCCCACCCTGCCGGAGATGCCCTCCAGCGCCGGCACCGTGGACGCGCAGGCCTTCGCCGTCGCCGTGGCCCAGGTGGCGATCGCGGCCGGCCGGGACGAGACGCTGCCGATGCTCACCGGTGTGCGGGTCGAGCTGGACGGCACCACCATGACGATGCTGGCCACCGACCGCTACCGGCTGGCGATGCGGGAGCTGGAGTGGTCGCCGGACGACTCCGGGATCAGCCTGAACGCGCTGATCCCGGCCAAGACCCTGAACGACACCGCCAAGGCCATGGGCCCGATCGGCGGGGCTGTGACGCTGGCCTTGTCGCAGGGCAACGCCGGTGAGGGCATGGTCGGTTTTGCTGGTGGCGCACGGCGCACCACGAGCCGCCTGCTCGACGGGGCCAACTACCCGCCCGTACGCTCGATCTTCCCGGCCTCGCACAACTCGCAGGCGACCGTGAGCGTTGCCGGTCTGGTCGAGGTTGTCCGCCGGGTGGCGCTGGTGGCCGAGCGGACCACCCCGGTGCTGCTCAGCTTCAGCGAGGATGGCCTGGTCGTTGAGGCTGGTGGGACCGAGGAGGCGCGGGCCAGCGAGGCCATGGAGGCCACCTTCAACGGTGAGCCGCTGACGATCGGTTTCAACCCGCAGTACCTGATCGACGGTTTGCAGAACCTCGGCGCACCCACCGCCGTACTCTCATTTGTTGATGCTTTCAAGCCTGCTGTGATCTCCCCCGCAGACGAAGACGGCGAAATCAAGCCCGGATACCGCTATCTGATCATGCCTATTCGGGTAACTCGCTGA